GTGAAAGAAGCTGAGGGCCGGATAGAAGAGCTTCTGCTCGAGAAGGAGTCGGGTTCCGATCGTGATATTATCGTGGAAATCCGCGCCGGTACCGGCGGGCTTGAAGCTTCGCTCTTTGCCGGAGACCTACTGCGCATGTACTCGAAATATGCCGTAAAAAAAGGCTGGAGGGTGGAGCTGATAGATTCCAGCACGACCGAAAAAGGCGGCTACAAGGAAGTAGTGTTTTCCATCTCAGGCAAGAATGTATACGGCGACATGAAATTCGAGAGCGGGACGCATAGGGTGCAACGCGTTCCCGAGACCGAGGCGTCGGGGCGGATACATACGTCCGCCGCAACGGTGGCGGTGTTGCCTGAGGCTGAAGAGGTCGAGATCGATATAAAACCCGAAGATCTGAAAGTAGACGTATTTCGCTCGGGCGGCGCAGGTGGGCAGGGCGTAAACAGGACCGACTCGGCGGTGCGGTTGACATATTTACCGACGGGGATGGTTGTCACATGCCAGGACGAACGCTCTCAGCTTAAGAATAAAGCGAAGGCTATGCGCGTCCTCAGGGCGCGTCTTTTCGACGCAAGGCAGGCCGAGCAGGACAAGAAGATGTCGCAGGCCCGGCGCGCGCAAGTCGGATCGGGCGACAGGTCGGAGAAGATACGGACATATAATTTTCCGGACAGGCGCATCACAGACCACAGGATAGGATTTACCGCGCATAATATGGAGGACGTCCTCGAAGGCGAGATGGGTGAACTGGTCGCCGCCCTGAAAGCGGAAGAAAAGAAGCTTAAAATAAAGGCCGCGGCGGCATGAAGACTATGGAACCCTTTACCCCAATTCAATACATGATCGGCCATACGGAGTTTTGCGGCCTGGATATTATTGTCAATGAAGACGTGCTGATACCGCGTCCGGAGACCGAGCTTTTAGTCGAGGAAGCGGTAAAGTTAATTTCCGAAAAACATAGCGCTGTGCGGGTACTCGATCTCTGTACCGGATCCGGCAACATAGCGATTGGATTGATGGTTCGACTCCGCTCACCATCAATCCCGGGCAAGGCCGCCGAAGGTGGACGCGCTGAGGGATTGACAAAAAGCGTATCCGGTTGTACAATAGTCGCTTCCGATATTTCCGCCAAGGCGCTTGATGTTGCCCGGATCAATGCCGGGCGGCACGGTGTTTTGCGGGAAATAGAGTTCGTTCAAAGCGATCTATTCGATAATATCACCGGAAAATTAGATATCATCGTATCGAATCCGCCTTACATAGCCGGATTCGAATTCGAGACATTGCAGAAAGAGGTTTTGAAAGAGCCCAGGATAGCTTTAGACGGCGGCGCCGATGGGCTTGATCTTTACCGCAGAATAATTTCCGACGCACCCGGACACATGAACTTGGGCGCGCAT
This genomic stretch from Candidatus Omnitrophota bacterium harbors:
- the prmC gene encoding peptide chain release factor N(5)-glutamine methyltransferase, encoding MKTMEPFTPIQYMIGHTEFCGLDIIVNEDVLIPRPETELLVEEAVKLISEKHSAVRVLDLCTGSGNIAIGLMVRLRSPSIPGKAAEGGRAEGLTKSVSGCTIVASDISAKALDVARINAGRHGVLREIEFVQSDLFDNITGKLDIIVSNPPYIAGFEFETLQKEVLKEPRIALDGGADGLDLYRRIISDAPGHMNLGAHIIFEIGFGQAGEIKKIITSGGFEVIETKKDFNDIDRVIIAKWISS
- the prfA gene encoding peptide chain release factor 1, whose translation is MVFAKVIEEKRKRYDKLHELLADPKVIANAPEYQALAKELAGLTPIISAHNDYLRASKDVADLEKVLSDKAQAQDKEFLVLAEEERRKLEKDVKEAEGRIEELLLEKESGSDRDIIVEIRAGTGGLEASLFAGDLLRMYSKYAVKKGWRVELIDSSTTEKGGYKEVVFSISGKNVYGDMKFESGTHRVQRVPETEASGRIHTSAATVAVLPEAEEVEIDIKPEDLKVDVFRSGGAGGQGVNRTDSAVRLTYLPTGMVVTCQDERSQLKNKAKAMRVLRARLFDARQAEQDKKMSQARRAQVGSGDRSEKIRTYNFPDRRITDHRIGFTAHNMEDVLEGEMGELVAALKAEEKKLKIKAAAA